The stretch of DNA ATATTTTGCCTTATTCTAACATTTATTTTCTATCAAAACAATTTAAAGGGTAAAGGCAAACAGTTCACTACTCTTTTTTTCTGATGTTTTGGGACAATTAACATAGAAGATGAAGAGAAATTGTTAACATCAAAGATAGTGCAAATGATGGAATGTCTTGCCTGCTTAATTTATTGtgaatgaatttaaatattttgatatgaaggATTTATGTGTTTCCCTGGGTTTTGGTttgtaaacaggattttttcttCTGAAACGATTTATATGACTTTGatctgtatactactgttgcctttatttactacaAGGATCACTTAAACTTCATATTATCAATGATCAATAAATCAGACCAGATGAACACTGTAAGTCAAACATTCACATCTTTCGATCATAAATATAGACCGTTACTTATAGTATCCAAGAAACAGACCATATAGAAATTGAACATTGACTGAGGAACCATAAAAATTTGGTCAAGGTATGAAGACCCTGCCAGACCAACATGTACACCTTACGGTAATTCCATAAACCAAAAAGTTTAGATCCATTGTCTACAGTATGATAAACGCACAAGACCATGCAGATTACTATTAGTAATGAAACCATGATTTTCATAACAAAGTCAGATCAACCCAGTCGACCAGACATGTACAGATTTTTACAATTactcaatacaccaaatatagctgatcTCTTTCTAATAGCATCTAATGGTTTGACCGACCATGCCAGTCCGACActttaaataatgataatttcatacataaaatatagttgatctattgcttacagtatccgaGATACAGACTTGAATACAAACACCTAACTTTGATCACAAATCCATGAAACGAGGTCGAAAGGTGTGATAACATAGAACGTATaaggaacccatataccaaaCATAGCTAAATATTTTATACAGCATCATCTAAACACTAAAAGATCTAAATACATGTATTCTACATTTATTGAAAGTTTTAAGACTATTAACGTTAGATCAATTATTAACTTAAAATGAATGGACAAACAGATATTGTGATACCATTATACATCTAGTTTATGAAGGCCATTTGAAAAATTAGAATTTAGTTAGAATCTTTCGATTCATTATTTTTCCAAGTTTAAAACATGCTATGTGATAGCTATAAAACTGTCTCATCATTTTGTAATTCATAGTTGAAAAGAAAAGCATATTACAGATCTTTCTATTCAAGGTGGTTTATAATAGAAAAGGCTAGACGACAAACACGACACTGTTTTTAACATATTGCCTGAACACAACATTGTTTAAGATTTGTACATAATTATGAGTACCCTTCTCACTGAGGTCTACATCATGTTCATTCGTAATCATGaagatatttaagaaaaaaagaaatgaaaaggcTTATAGTTGCATTAAGATCCGACAGTTTATGTCCTATCTTTTTGTAGTTATTGTACGAGTGATTAGATGATGCTAGCATTTGACGTATtggatttttttaatcatttatcttaACTACATATAGTAAGATGAGCTAAAAGAAAAGAAGGTTAAGTTACCTCCAAAAGTATTAGAGCATTTCCATTACATATAATCATGAACGACATCAATAGATATTCCTCAAAGTTAAACTGAGTTTTTTCTAAATGtgatcaagtttttatttttgatgTTGTATCGCATTGCTTTAACTAGAAAACCATGCAATATAAATCAGAAGATGTGATAAATCAtgtgtaccaatgagacaactctccatccaaaaagttaataaacaaaattacagAACTCCGCGGAAAATTAAAAAACGTactccctaatcaaatggcaaaatcaaaagtcacAATGTATGAATGTAAACAATTGTAAGtaaaagtatggccttcaacacggagtcttggctcacactgaacagcagcTATAAAGGACTCAAAAATGATtagtgtaaaacattttttttttgtaaataccaAAATGATACAGTTTTAGATATGCGTAAAACAAATGTGAAGTGCACACACAATCAGTTTACTACCACTTAGTTCTTCTGGTGCTGCTGTTTTCAAACTGATATTTATAAATAACATACTTAATACATGTGTTCATAACAAGGTCATTTGCTAGTGTTGTTATTTTGATGCCAAACATACATTCAATATGTTCTGAAAGGTAGATTTTATGAAAAGACGATGTGAAATGAAACATGATTAGTGTGCTATAGGATGGACAACCCCAAAATTCACTGggataaaaattttgaaaagagtACTAAACGTTATACCCGGTCAAGACTGTATCAGTTAAACTTCAATCTGTCAATGTATTTTGATGGAATTGCAGATTGATATTACATAAAGGcgacagtagcataccgctgttcgaaattcataaatcgagtgagaaaaaaataaatccgggttacaaactaaaactcagggaaacagaaacacaacattaaaatgtaacacacacagaaacgaactataatataacaatggccattttccagacttggtacaggacatttcaagaaaataaatggtgggttgaacctggttttgtgtcatgccaaacctcccgcttatatggcaatgttagatataacattaaaatgacgacattacatgacaggactacaatacaaataaatgggagaacatataggacagagaaacacaggaataatagccaacaaaaggtaccagaTGTAAAATCCAACACGGCAGATGCGCGCCTCGTCCATACAAAACCATcgagtgacgctcagatgaaaaaagttcgaaaaagTACAATACAATCACATTTGAATTTCCAAAAAGATGTCAATAATAGGGGTAGAaaagtcaacattgtgttgtacTCTTAATCAATATAATCCTCCATTTTCCACATGAGGAAATGCCCGTACCAAGCCAGGaagatgacagttgtttttccattcatttgatgtgtttgagcttttgactttaCCGTTTGATAAGGGACTTCTCGTTTTAGATTTTGCTTAGAGTTCGGAGTCtttgttattttgctttttacCTTAAACCACAAAGTATTGTAAAATTTGGATGGGCTATTAATCCCCCGAAGGAGGTAGATGTTTATATAGTTTAGCTCTCCGATAATAATCGGCTATTTATGTATGATAATCTATGAAATACATTTTGAATTTAATACCAATTAATTTAACccaaaaatcttttaaaaacaaatcacaaaTTTTCCCAAAACTTTTATTCTATTTTCCATACAAATTATCTGGAACCGTTTCAAGGTTACAGTCATCTCCTTGGCAACAGAAAGAACACTCAAAGTGGGCATCCTGTAGAATGACGACATTATAGTTCTTGCATTCATTTCTATCTGCGCTTTCAGTTATCCAGTCTTTTTCACACTCTGCTCTAGTGGCACATCTGAAAAATATACAGATAGTtaatatgatttgatcgatcgTAACTAACAATTGCTAGACCGTTAAAATGGATACCTTTTCCATGTCACTTCAATGTATTTCCTAGTAAAGATGTTCCTTAtaataacattttgaaataatttgataataagAATTTATTACTTTTACCTTATATATAGTAAAGTGATACATGAAATGCATTCTTTTGTTGCAACATTGAAATACAATAAGATTCAAGAAAAACTTCAGTTTTCCACaattatatttcaattgaaaagaGGAGATAAGAGAAGAATATTTGAAGACAACCATCAGAACGATTGGTTATTGGCTTTGAGTCACTACATGTCTAAACTCTGAATGTCGACGTTTTATATTTGACTACTTTTTGATGTAATTTAAGGAGATTGTGTTTtgatgttgttgtctcttttacaacTATATGCAAAATCTCAAAGGTAAGATCATATTTATAATGAAACGGACAACAATTCAAGCACACAATACTTGTTTTAATgcctctttattttttttatctgtgacAACATAGAATGAACCAAACTTCCCCAAAAATCGCAAAAGGGATacagaattaaaaacaaatctttctgGACACAAAATGTCTTCTAAAAAGTTCAGCATTATGCGAGTATGGGATAGACTAGTTGTCATACAAATTATTTGAACGTAATATctggtaaatataaataaaggaaaaGGTAGTATACTGctgatcaaaagtcataaatcgattaacaGAAAACAAATCTGGATTACAAACTAGAACCGAGGGAATATCGTATTTACtatcattaagtttatttgaaagAATTATCAACCTACCTTCGGGTAACATATCTGCTACCATCTTTAAGGTTTTCTACATCATTGATACAAAACTGTTGATCTGGGGTAAGACATTTCGTTGACACGTGACTCCTTTCACATATAAACTTAGGTCCACGACATAGATGACAAGATACTGAAAAAGTGAGGCCGGACATAGGTTCTATGACTAAGTCAACACAGtcaatattatttttacatgataaaactcTGAAGACTTATAGATAAACATCGATTTATCACAGGAATATTAGCTCatactagtgttgtcaacggttaaccggtcgaacgaccgcataccgaataccaaaaacgctaaccggttaaccggacttttttacaattttgatatttttgacataaatttgtattgaaatcattaaatagttatgttttatttaaaaattgtcgtcgtggtaatcaatttgacagatcaattgtccagtatattgattactattgttaatcctaaaaacataaaattaatcagaacttgtctctcagctcggggcaatatcttaaaaaaaacttaattagtatgtatgtttttttaacaataactttaaatcagtaatacgattaaattttacgatttacttcatcatttcatttttgatccaatattgtgtagacctacatctgaatgtgcaacctccgtcatgcaaggcttagtcttactttaaacgaaatgctaactcaaaaattgtgaaatgcaaaccaatgtgaatgtactcaatgtatacgtgatagtacgagtaacttgcttaatcatttcaaattgaaacactccacattattGACAtcaagagaaaaggaaagaataatcggTTTCAGACTTATTCAATTCTACCagatcaagaagtttttttttattttcaatctgaAGGTGGTACAAACGCTATAGTTGATAcagtgtatttgattattaaaagacaaaattcaccaggaatcctcacagacaagTCTTATAATGCCACAGGAAAAActtcaattctaaaagcgtaaatttatgacttggatggaaggttgtcaaattgacactcataccacatcttatatctatatgtaGGATACTATAGATAATGCTTTCAAACACCATCTtaaaactaccggttaaccggttaattgGTCGAACGATTATCCTAGTAACCGCTTAGGCAAAAACTGTACGATTTGGCAACACTAGCTCATACAGACAAGTAGTCTTGAAAGCTCTGATCATTTACTAACGAATAGTGCAATCAATCCCTGATTTAACTTTTTCCCTAAGAAAAAACATCGAATTATCACTAGAATCTAAGTTTATACAGAAACACGACTTAATAAACCTGATTATATATTAGCGAAAAGTATAATTAATCACTGATTATACCAAATTAAAAGCTCAAGAAAAAGTTAAAGACAAAACGTACTCGGTTCTGCTGGAGTTGTAGGTGTAGTGGTTTGTGTTGTAGTAGGTGTAGTTGTAGGTGTTGTAGTAGGTATAGTTGTTGTCGTAGGAATAGGTGTTGTAGTAGGCGTGGTAGTGGTAGTTGGAATAGTTGTTGTAGTAGGCGTGGTAGTGGTAGTTGGCATAGTTGTTGTAGTAGGCGTGGTAGTGGTAGTTGGAATAGTTGTTGTAGTAGGCATTGTAGTGGTAGTTGGAATAGCTATTGTAGTAAGCGTGGTAGCAGGCGTGGTTGTAGGTGTAGATGTTGTAGGAATAGTTGTTGTCGTTGGAGTAGGTGTTGTAGTTTGAATAGTTGTTGTGGTCGGAATAGTTGGGGGAGTTggagtttgttttgttttatgctCAGTTGAAGGCATTGTAGTAGAAGTAATTGAAGGTGTAGTTGTGGCATTTGTTATCTCGACATTTGACGTTAATTGAATTGTGGTTGTTGTTTTAGGTACAGTTGATGTATCAGATGGAGATTTATACGAAGTAGTTAATAAGGTTGTGTTTGTTGATTTGCTAGTTTGTAGACTTGAAACTGTTGTCGATGTAATATTTGATGTAGGCTTCGTCAATGTAGCTGCAGTAGTCGTTATTGTTGTTGTAGTAGTGGCTGGCATAGTTGTAGACATGAGGTTTGTTGATGTACTAGGAGGTATTGCGGTTGGAGCGTAGGTCTGTGGAATCGGTGCTGTAACAAAGGATTACTTAGTGTATGATTTATCATAACATTTATGACTTTGGACaccgttatactactgttgccttcatttatcaATTATGTATTGATGTGTCTTTTAATAAGTAACTTTCAAACCAATGGGAGTTTCttttatgtttgttattatatgaACTTCATAGCATTGttctttttaacaatttaatgGTCCATTTGATAAAATACTTATTGTTATGATCAGAATAACAAACATAATTGAATGTTTTATTCAATGAAAGATGATTCTTTTTTAATTACAGTTCAATATTGAACAAGAGAGACAATGTTTCAAGTAGTTTTTAAGGTACAGGCTcaaatttatacgccagacgctggtttcgtctacataagattcatcagtgacgctctgataACAAAAGTTAGAacgctaaacaagtacaaagctaaAGGCATTGATGaccccaaaattccaaaaaaacgAAGGTTATCcatgcatgggataagaaaatccttagaatttcgtataattcatacttttgcaaacagtaaatttataaaaataaccatagAAATGATGAATCTTTATccacaccgaagtgctgactacccATGGAGACGAAACGTCCttcagcagtagcatcgaccgagtggtgtaaatagttatcaaatgtaccaggcgtattaatacgccagacgcttcAGTGAAGCGCAGATAAAAATAGTTAGAAagtcaaacaagaacaaagttgaagagcattgaggttctATAATTCAAAAACGTTATACCAAATGTAAACGCATACTAACAGCCTTTTCTATTTCTTAAGAAGATGATTCTATTAAGCTTAATATGTTTTAAAGTATGTAAGGTTGAGATTGTCTGGTACCGATTGGGATAATCAGGTACAATTTTGAGATCTACTGTCGAATAAAACTTCCAACTAAGTTATAGTCAATCGAATACGACCGTCAAAACTCGTGAACCTTTTGTattgttgttttcatattaaCTTGTCTCTTGTTTTGACATTATTTTATATGAGTGAGTCCTGTTGGACTTTATATCTGGTTAAAAATACAACTCTTTAGTATCTGTATGAGACCAACAGGACTCCGTATAAAACTTATGTCAAAACTAGAAacacgtaaaaatgaccaccACTATGCAGAAAGTTCATGAacttaaagtctttttttttcagaattgtcAGATAAGAGACATATGATATTATATATCTTTGGTAAGACTTAAGCTGTAAAATTTTGGATAATTACATTAGGATGAAAAGGTCATACGAATGATAGTTAAATGCGTATGAGATCATTGTTCTAAGataatataatattaattttaaattacttACGACATGTAAAAGTTGCTGGACGAACAATTTTATGATGATTTTCTtcacctgaaaaaaaaattgcttggTTTATTGTTGCTTTACTAAAGTTTAGTGGCAAAtgcaaaaaagtaaacaaattcattaacaaaattgcagttaaaattttataaaataaaaacatcattaaaagagggacgaaaaataccaaagggacagtcaaactcataaatctaaaacaaactgacaatgccatggctaaaaaggaaaaagacaaacagaaaaacaatagtacacatgacacaacatagaaaactaaagaataaacaacacgaaccccacaaaaaactaggggtgatctcaggtgcttcggacgggtaagcagatcctgctccacatgtggcacccgtcgtgttgcttatgtgattacaaatccagtaaatagtctaattcggtaggtcacattcatgaaagggaaggggattgtagttacgacgtaaggaacatatccgatatcatttgtgaaacggttattccataacggtcaaccaactcgtgatggcgtccgtaaaatttacgaagggatgatttcaacttcaccatttggaactcttggtttaatagcttccttgtgagcagtaaccctctattgAATGATCTAttgaatgattattttttaataacaagTAGACGCCAACATTGCTAAAGCATTAGTTTAAGTAATCCTCATAAATGAAGAGTGAAGTATTCCTGAATGTGAATGTTGATATAACAACTACAAACTTTAAGCTACAATGAATAAGTGATATCAAACTAAGATTTTGAAAAGGTAAATCataaaacttttatatattgaaattgaGCAAACAAATGGGAAAACAATAATGCAGTTATAAGTTATTTTCTGAAATATCAttgattgaatattttaaaaacatttctttagaTGTTGATAAACACATTAAATTAGTGAATATCGGTGTTCAAATTGTATCGAATTATTTATTCTACGAAATCAAACacacatatatatgaatatataaataagaagagaCACTTTAAACGAAATAAACccaattaatgcaagatacaaaCATCCATCCATAAGTTATCTATGATCTAGACATCAacgcatttttttttgtaatgcaaGAGGGGCGAAaccagataccaaagggacagtcaatctcatagattgaaaata from Mytilus galloprovincialis chromosome 2, xbMytGall1.hap1.1, whole genome shotgun sequence encodes:
- the LOC143064583 gene encoding uncharacterized protein LOC143064583, which produces MNRLRINILVYGMICFTLDSVCGKNIIKRNSNANTTSEVDGVTCFVCGSGDKGSLAKHLSDCADIQKCQPGEFCYLEHIYDLRKGTDYFVGGCRASDTCHLQTCLKDQYSKRQDHTTLVHCSECCSSSYCNGKLCNLPNDHFLNYKRCYSCENIRDPKRCHHIVDCSPNQICSIDARVALNGGAHLIYDLGCKQKTVCKDLPPIQKRQVSLASKCCNTTLCNDHYKGEENHHKIVRPATFTCPPIPQTYAPTAIPPSTSTNLMSTTMPATTTTTITTTAATLTKPTSNITSTTVSSLQTSKSTNTTLLTTSYKSPSDTSTVPKTTTTIQLTSNVEITNATTTPSITSTTMPSTEHKTKQTPTPPTIPTTTTIQTTTPTPTTTTIPTTSTPTTTPATTLTTIAIPTTTTMPTTTTIPTTTTTPTTTTMPTTTTTPTTTTIPTTTTTPTTTPIPTTTTIPTTTPTTTPTTTQTTTPTTPAEPISCHLCRGPKFICERSHVSTKCLTPDQQFCINDVENLKDGSRYVTRRCATRAECEKDWITESADRNECKNYNVVILQDAHFECSFCCQGDDCNLETVPDNLYGK